From Jiangella mangrovi:
GTGCGCCTCGAGGACTACGACTTCGGCTCGTACAACTGACGAACCGGACGTCACCGAACGACGGCGCCGTCACCCCTCGCGGGTGGCGGCGCCGTCGTCATTCCCGGTCGTCGTCGACGACCTCGAAGCCCTCGTGGCCGTCGCCCTTCTCGGGCGCGATCTCGCCCGTGGGCGGATCGACGTCCTGCTGCGCGTCGCGGACCGCCTGCAGGTAGAGGTCCTTCTGCTCGTCGGTCAGGCCGTCGTAGGTGTCGCGGTCGAAACGCACGGGACCACCTCCTCGAGCTGGAAGCTCCAGCACTCGCGCCGATGGTCCCACGACCGCCCGACCACCCGGAACCGTGTGCCGGGCGCGAACAGGACCTCCGCCTCGTGCGCGAAGAACGACAGCGACCGGATGTCGGCGCCCGTGCGCCCGGCGATGGTGAGGAACGCGTTCCCGCCGCGCCGGAATGCCTCGGCCACCGGCGCGCTGGCCGACGAGCTGGCGAACCCCCGGTCGGCGACGACGGCGCCCGGCCGCCAGCGGGGGAGGTCGGCCGCCGGCAGCGTCGTGCCGCGGAAGGAGACGCCGTCGAACCGCGGCAGCGCCGCCAGCCCGGCGACGGCGTCGTCGACCAGGCGCTGCAGGTCGTCGCGCCGCTCCGCGGGGGTCTGCTGGGGCCTGCGCAGGTGCCGGTTGATCTCTTCGACCCCTTCGACCGTCGTGTAGAAGTGCAGCGCTCGGATCTGGGCCGCGGTGAGCGGCTGAACCTGGTCGGGGTGGGGGTCCGGGGACGCCGGCCCCGCCCGCTCCGGCTGGAGGAGGGTGCCCAGCTCGTCGATGGTCGAGTCGAGGGCCAGGGTGAGGGTCTCGGCGGTGGTGGCGAGGGTGTGCGCCATGGCGGCGGCGGCCGAGCGAAGGGCGTGGTGGCGCGACGGTGACAGCGCCGGGCCGGCGGCGCGGGCCACGCCGTCGACGCGGGACAGCACCGCCGCGGCGAGCGCGCCGGCGCCGTCGTGAACCGGACCGGACAGCTCCGCCAGCCCGCGGGCGGCGGTCCGTACCGGTCGCGCGGAGGAGGAAAGGACCACACTTCCTATGGGTGGTTCCCGCGCCCCGAATGTGACAGCGCCCGCTAGATTGACGCCCGTGTCGAGCACCGAGCTGGACGAGCTGTACCAGGAGTGGGTGCGGTGGACACTGGCGTCCGGACTCACCCCGGACCAGGTGCCCGACCGCGCGCGCGAGGAGGGTGTCACCGCAGAGACGTTCCGGCCGCTCGCCGGACGGACGATCTGGCGCGACCCCGACGGCCGGCCGTACGTGCGGGTCGACGACGCCCGGAAGGCCCGCGAGCTGGCCCGGCTGACCGAGCTCCTCAACGGCGGCCGGCCGAGCGTCACGGACGCACGCCGCGACCGCAACCGGTGGTCGTACTCCGGGCTGTTCGGGCTCAACGCGGGCGACGCCGGCACCGCCGTGAAGCGCGGCGCCTTGGTGGCCACGCCCGAGGGCACGATGATGGCGGTCGCCGGGCCCAAGGCCGTGCGAGCCGTGCCGAACCCCGTCGACTGGTTCACCGCCCGCGGCGGCACCACCTGGGGCGAGATCTACGTCGTCAACGGCTCGCATCCCGACCCCGCCGGCGTG
This genomic window contains:
- a CDS encoding ADP-ribosyltransferase domain-containing protein; protein product: MVLSSSARPVRTAARGLAELSGPVHDGAGALAAAVLSRVDGVARAAGPALSPSRHHALRSAAAAMAHTLATTAETLTLALDSTIDELGTLLQPERAGPASPDPHPDQVQPLTAAQIRALHFYTTVEGVEEINRHLRRPQQTPAERRDDLQRLVDDAVAGLAALPRFDGVSFRGTTLPAADLPRWRPGAVVADRGFASSSASAPVAEAFRRGGNAFLTIAGRTGADIRSLSFFAHEAEVLFAPGTRFRVVGRSWDHRRECWSFQLEEVVPCVSTATPTTA